AAATTCGAGAGAGAAATTGAgtgaaatttgcaaaataacaaaaactcgagagagagaattttttttagcaacCTCCAAAATGAGGTGGAATTTTGTATTGCGATACTCGCTTCTATGTGAGAGGGTGTTTTATATCACCatagtacaaaataaaaattccttcAAAATAGTCTATTTCTTCTCTCCAAAATGACTTTTGCACATATATTAAtgcttcaaaaatataaaaaacataaaaataaataaaatatttatggtCGGTACactttgatttttcaattttgtgtttcaaCCACCGTTACCAATGCCGCCGTTGACCACCTTGGCAGTCGGTTGTGGTCGAATCAGGCCAGTTTTGCTGGCTTCATGAACACCCCTAGTCCCATTTCATTCGTTAAAATGCTTTTTGATATGATGCCAAATAGTGGATAAATTGCCAGAAGCTTGCAGTGTCCTATATATATCTTGAAAAGTTGAGTGAGATCAAGgaaaaaataacttaaacaTCAACTGAATAAAATTTGCGATCACCCAAAACTATGAAGttgtaaaattaattttacaCTTTTGATATGGAGTCAATAGAGTGAAAATTATTAGCGGTTTGCTATCACATAAATCTTGAAAAGTTACATGagttccaaccaaaaaaaaatctcaaatagaCAACAGGTTAATTTCATACTTTCCGAGGTGCTATCTATTGTGTTGGCTATACGAGAAAATATTCATGTAACAccctttaaagaaaaaaaaaattttttgatagTTGAGGGAGGCAGGATTTCAACCTTGGATGTCTCAAtaagaaataccaaaaattgTCAGTTGACCTacgagttataaaattattaatttgatatatttatacttttcttagactaaaaaaagaaaatttcaaattttaaggactaaaatagaaCTTGGCCCAAATTTTAGAGACCACTCATATATTCcaccttatttttattttgtggcaCCTTCCTCTTAGGAAATGGGATCAGGATTTAGCGCATGAAATAAGAACAGAGATTAATGCCTCAAGAGAGTTTAGTGAGATTAACTCTATGTTCCCCGTTTACTCATCTCATCTGCCTTATTtgcaattttcttaatttttttatgaaacattCTTAGGACAACTAATTCAAGTGTGACGAGAGTGTTGATGTTAACATGCAACAAAGGAGAACCACTATATTCAGAAGAAAGAATTTATGAGGGGTGCATGGAATATTGCTAGTCCTTATTAAACGTCAAGGTCTCAAATTTTGTTGGAAAATAGTGGATAGAAAGAGTTTCAAGCCATTTAGACTGAACAAGCACTTGTCACATATTTAATAACTGATAATAGACTAATATCAGGATATTCTGAAAGTAAAAGAGCAAACACATTTGCCTTTATATAgaagcaaaagaacaaaaagaaaaggaaagaaaaggaagggACAGAGAGCTTAATAAAAGCATCCATGCCTTCACATGCTTGGGGTCCCATTACAACTAATCTGTGCAGAAATTGTAGCCTCCCAGTGATGATAACAACAATGAAATATCTGAGTGTTGCTTCCAGGCTGATAGATCAGGGACACATCATATACAGCGACTAATTATGAATATAGCTATCCAGCAGAATGAAACAAAGGAAGGCACAGTTCACATAGTTATATTATGTATGTTTTCTATCAAAGAAAATGAAGTAAATATGTAGAGGATAAGGAAAAGTAGGCAAAAAGAAAGCAGAGAAAAAGATGACTTTATCCTTGCTTTCCACCTTTTGATAGTAACAGTTAGGATTCTTTAGGCTTGAGAGAGAGCATGATGCTTGGccttttttgaaatatattcaaAGTTATCAGCATTAATGTGGGCCTAGAGaacttttctatctttttgaATCTGCCCCATCTCCAAATCTATTTTACTGTGTGCCTCTCTAACAGTACGACATACAATAACCATTACCAAATTTTATTGCACCAGCCATACATTTAGTTGCAGCCTTGAACTTCCAAAACAAACTTCTGTAAATAGGCAGGACAAGAACATCAATCAATTTTCTTGATattgatgatttaaaaaaaaaaatatgttctcCTTTGGGGTCTATGTGAATGATGTAACATCTAACATGATAATTAGGAATTCCATGTAGAGTTGACGAAAGGTTGGGTTGCCACAGCAACAGAGTGTAGCTTTTTGtgcctttgttttttttagtagaGAGGGAAATCCCATCAGTACATAATCAAACCAGGTTACATAGGTTTTTTATGATAGGTAATAagactttatattaaaaattgaacatcatgcTCACGCTAGTGAACACTCTAAACAAGAAACggatacaaaaaaaatcaagaactaAAGGAACTAGAGGATAAAAAATCAGATAAAGAAATACGAATCTTACACCCCCAAATACAAGCCCAAAGGAACAGAGTaccaaaaagagagattttaGATGATCTAATGTTCTCTCCTTACATACCTTTATATCCTTGTATCTGATTTTCTCAGAATTGAGGTTAACGGCTGCAAGTGTAAAGACACAGAAAATTTAATTCAGAAGCTTAAGGTAGAGCAAGAGTAAGTATTTGGTAAGATTTGAACTAaacattatttattaaaagCTCCTGGAAAAACAACAAATTATTCCAGATTTATCACATAATAAGATAGCAATAAAATCTTCCAGATTAAGACTTATAAGTTTATTCTACACTAGGATTTTGTTCCATCCAAGAATCTATATTTGTTCCAGCTATATCTCACATTCTTACATATATTTATGTACATGAACACTTAACAAGCCATCTAAGTCCAAATCAAAAACACCTATTTATACTGTTACAGATGAGATAAAAAGCAGCtacatattcataaaaaataaaaaggaagttATATGAGCTAGTCAGAGATACCTCTGCTCTCCTACAAGGTAAAAATAGGCGGAAACTTCTCTAGTCTTCCTCTAATTTATATTGCTTTGCTAACTGCTTCCTGCATGATCTTCCTCTAATTTGGATTGCTTTTGCTAACCAATTCTTGCATCGAGGTTGGTTAACATACAATATTTGGGGAAAAAAGGCTGCACAAATTTGTCAGCAAGGAGTTGCAATGATGGAAACCCCATTTGTTGCATTGCCACCACAAGCAGAGTTAACAATGCAAGTTTCTCTGCAATTATGCACTCTCATGGAAGTTTAGTGACCGGGACAAGGCTGCAGGGTTGGCTTGCAGCACAGCAGATGTCTCGACCACTTTACTTTTGTCATTGCCCTTTGTTTGGAATGCCTTAAAGAGACCTCCACTGTTGATAGAACTAGTCTTCTCATTCTTGATCCCAAGTGTAGTCCATATAGAGCTCTTTGCAGCTTCATTGGGATCATCAATCCTCAAAGTTTTTGGAATCCAAACACATCTTTCTGAACTGTTCTCTTTAACAGACTCTTTCGGTGAGTTCGCGGGATTAATGATGTTCCCATCCCGTGAATGTTTGCCCAAGGTTGGGGAATTAGGGGCCGAGCTTTGGCTACCGTGGCTGAGAGAAGAAGATGGTGGGGAAAGACATTGTATATTCCAAGAGCCTGAAACATTACAACCCCAATATGCTGGTGCAGGGTAGAATGATACCGGGAAGCCTGATGGGCATAAAGCAGGTGGAGGCATCGCAGAGCTCCAGTGAGCTGAGTTCCAAGGCAAAGACCAAGGGGTTCCTGGAAAGCATGGTAACTGGGGAGGAAACCCTTGATAATTCTTAACTGCTGACTCTTGTAAACCAGCATTAAATTCCTTCTCAGTTGAATTTGAAGCTGTGATAGAGGATCCACTTGAGTAATCGTCTCCAGTATCTCCACCAGAAACAAGAGTTCTTTGATCAGGTCTGTGAAATACGTTTGGAACATGGTTTTGCGTTTTCTCTGCAAGGTTCAATACAGAAGCCATGGATTCGCAAAGAGGAGAATCTGAGCCAAATGTGAGGACAGTGCTATTATTTCCAAAAGCTGGATTTTGAATTCCATTAGCTCGAGCTGTTTGAAGAGCTTCTGAAACTATAATGTGACGATAATGTGAATTGGAAGAGTTTTTGTTCTTCCGACGACCAGCACCTACGGGTACATTCCTCATAGTTCCACCAGCAGTCCAGTATCTTTGACAGTTCTTACAGAAATGACGGGGCTGGTTGACATTGTAATTGTTGTAATAACAAAACTTGGTGTCCATGCTATTGCACCGGGGACATGGAAGTATTTTGTCAGGCTTCTTCAGGGTCTTTTCTTGTGAGATACTTGTCTCACTTTGTTCTCCATTCTTTGAGGCTTTTATTGATGAAGTTTCTATGTCAACTGAGGGAGTTTTAGGGTTCTCGCTAGTGCTTGATGATGTAGGATCTTTTGAATCTTCTGAAATCTGATGCGAGGTACCATCTTCCTGTTTATTTGTGATGAGTTCTCTTCCCAAAGGTTCCTAACATTCCAAATTGAAATTACAATTAGAACAAATAGAACTGAAGCTTCAGCTTCAAGCATACTTTTCTTCATGTATTAGTGAATAGCTTGATGGTGAATACAAGCAAAAAGAGTTTTACAGATATGttttaagtatatatttatttaattaaatgtaAATATTATGACAATTTTGGTAGATATTCAAATGATCATATTCCAACTGACAGTTTTCGTACTCAGTACTACTTTGATGCTATGATAAATTACCCTTTTTTCAAAAGCTGTTTAGAAATGATGAATAATagaatggaaaataaaaacGTGTAAAGCTGCATAGATATGTTGGTAGTAATTGTCAGCTTGATTCAATCGTGTATGGACTACAATCAATTGAACACACAAGCTGATATAGCAAAGTGGATAAAATTTTCAGTCACCACAGAAAAACCCAGCTCATCTAGGAATTCATGAGAAAGCTATTGAATATCATATCTACTTTTGTAATGTAAACTAAAGATTTATTCTTCTCTGTCAATCTACAGAACAAGCAGATTGGTTTGAGATAATAACAAAAGATTCCATTACAAAAGCAGTAAAGAATATATTACAGATGGTGAAACATTGATACAAAACCTACAGTTCAACAATATATACTAAGAATATCTAGCAAATGAATAAAATCATCTCAAAAGTCCTTTTTATTGTCCTAAGCAAGGTTACAGagagaaaaacacataaaacTAGTGCTCCAAAACAGAGTATCCCAATGAGAAAAGGTTGAAAATCAAAGCTGTAATCAAACTGCCATGCCTAAGTAAAATCTCAGGTAAATTGGAGCCTAATTCATTTCAAGCCAATGACTCCAAAGTTTAAGCCTTAAggtcaaaccaaaacaaaaaggagagGCAAAAGGATAATAGTAAAAAGTGAATAAATCAAACTGGAAAACCCAACTTGAGCAACAGCAAAGCaaacccagaattttttttctttagtttcctTTAGAAATAACATTTGAGCCAAGATATCAATACCATAAGCTTAAAGAGGTGACAAAATCAACCATTTGAAAATCCTGGATTTCTTTAAAAATGGGCTGCTCTTAGAATTgcttaaaaataacaaaactttaCACCCATAATACCAAAACCTTTTGTGAAAAAAAGACTGACCCAGTTACAGTTTCGAGTTTCTCAAAAACGGGTAGGTcttgaaattgcaaaaaaaacacacaatccACACATGTCAAAAGAAATTCAAACTCGATACAAGACATGGCACATGCATACCTTATTCCCTTCACGTTCTCTGGCAGAGCTCTCTTCACGCGAAGAGGAGGAAATGTTTGGAGAATGAAGATTTTGGTCAGAGCAATCCTCAGCTACAGATGACTCGTTAGTCAAAGTTTGCTTCCTTAGTGGCAACGGAATTGTCTTTCCGAACAGCTTTATCGCCGGGTCTTTTAACTCCAACATTCTGTTCTTATGCTTAGGTTTCAATAACCAcaagattctctctctctctctctctctgtgtttatTTGCTTTTAGAAAACAGTACTGCTTGTCTCTGCTGTTGGAGttttttgttgctgttgttgatgttgttttGGTGAGAGTGTGAAATGAGATATATTGATCAAAGAAATGAggaagatagaaagaaaaaaagaaagaaagaagaggcaGAGTGTGTtgtgaaatgaaagaaaagaaggggggTGTTTAACGAGGTGAGCATGAGTATGCCACATCATCAAATGGGAAAAATTTGTGAGCCACAAGTTCTTGTGGCCTTTGAGATCTTTGTGTGCTGTTGGATTCCCTACATTTCTCCAAAAGATAGTGCTCTGTTGTCTCCCCCTTTTGTTCCATGTCAGCACCTCTATTTCGACTCTAcccatttttatattttattttacatttaagATTTAGCTTGCGTCTAAGGCTCtaatgttttgaaaatgttttgaatGTAACAGGAACCTAACATAGGAACCTGACATGTATTCAAAAAGGATTATTGTCGGTCTATTTTTTTGTTCGATTCAATGCATAGGAATACTGGACTTAAGATTCACTTTCACACACGTCCTTAAAATTGCTCTTTTACTGTCAAACTCATATGCTCTAAATCTTAGAGGTTATGATCATAATAAAGTTGTTTGACTTTCTAAAAAAACCCGATCTGTTATGAAGAAAAACTTAAACTTAATTAATGCATTTTGACGTTGGTTAATTAGATCTGAATTTAATTGATGtcaaataaaagataataattCGTATTTCATTATCACAAGGAACACTATTAGgtaaagaacaattattttatatatcttaaataataataatataaaattaaataaataaagtaaaatgaaaaagaagaagaagaagcaaaagacACTCATGTAATCGTCCCCAATTCCATTTTTATCAccctaattattattatttttcaataatttgtaaTCATCCTGTAGTTTAGTTTGATGGGACTTTGGTTATCCCTTTTGAGTTCTGTTTTAACTTTTTGTCGCATGTATGACTTTTTACCCCATATGTCAAGGTTTGAGAAcctttataataaatttaaatttagtacaAGCTTTGAACAAAATTGTTGAATTGTTTGctacattcataaaaaaaaaaaaagaacaaaattgttGAATAGGTTGaccaaaattttcttcatgaTAGAGTCCATTCACTTTAGTATTTGGTAAACAATATGATGTTCTTGAAATTCTCAGAAAGTGTActcaaatgctttttttttttaattccaatttgaCTTCAATTAAGCTAACCAAACAATGTTTCCACTTAAATGAATTAATCACAACTAAACGACTTTAAAATAATTCTATATGGAATTTAGTAATACCTGTTTAAATCGAATTATAAGCTTTCACGTCGAGGAGTGTTCAACTTCAAAACTTCAAACTTAGTCAATCATTATTATTAGGAGTGACGGTGAGTAAAGCTTGACGTAATTATCaagcaataataaatatatgGAAATTTTCATTCGCTACTATTTCTAAAGCAAAATTTTACAGTATTTATTATAGAAAGAATAGACTTGCAAttctaaaaccaaaacaaataaaaaaagagaataaagaaCATCCAGCCTTAGTCTTTATTTCACTAGGCTTTTgtaaagaaaattgtttttatggTTGTGGGAATTTAGCTGTACTTAATATGTATGTATGCCTGTTTTTTTCCTTGTGCGaacttattttaaaagaagaaaaatagagaaagtcTTGTAAGTGTAACTTTGTAAGTCCAAATATATTATTAGACTTTGACTATACCTTAGACACTAAGCCATTATCAAATTCTCTACTTGACAAAGAGAAATAATAACTACAGGAAGTAAGAACCCTCGGGTTGTTCACATAtactataaagtataaacccTACAAAACCGACTAATTTGACCTAGCTCGGTTTAATTGGCTTTGATTGGTTTGTAGCGGGTTTTGAACCATCAAACATGACTTGTATAGATCAATTTTCAAGTCTAAACACCTATCACTCGTCTAACCAAGCTTGCCAAATCCTCAAATCCTCTTCAACCATCATCCACCTTTGCTAGTCCTAGTGACACTTCTCTTCCTCCCTTCAATGTTTGATAATTCGAGATCTATAATGTATTGATTTTTGCCCTAaactctcctctctctttttctcaataCTGTCATTTACTGTTACCGACCTATCTTTCCtccatttctctctcctactcTCTCTCCCCGTTGGTGTTAACTCGCCAACTTGACAAAATCGACTACCAACTTGAAGAAAAGTAGTTGAAGGCTCGATCATTTCAAGTTAATCGCAAGCTGCTCACTTCCCAACCCAATATCCATAAGCTAGGTGACAAATTGATCCTTAATTTGACTGAGCCTAACTTATGAACATTACTAGATGATCAAATaaataagtttctttttttaattataagtaaataaaaaataaaaaattacatatgaTTTTCTAGTCATGCAAGCCCCCAAACTTGGTTTGAAAGTATCAAAAAaacgcatttttttttttaggaaaagtTTAGGCGAAACTTTTTAGGTGGTAGTacatcattttctttcttaatttaattCAATCATGTTGATACATTAGTCAATACAACACAAgtgttgttatctttttataatgataattaaactcaattatatgatttatcgacaaacataattaatttaattattctttaaaaaaaggtcaaaaatcttataattcaattaatattttttaattaaaatatctaGAATTCAAGTTTCTTATCCCaactatcaataatatatatatatatatatatatacacacacacacacgtgtgtgtgtgtgtaaagttTATTATTACCTTTACCTTAAatgtttcattaaaaattgccataattatacaaaaaataataataataataatgaccaAATATTGTCGACTACAAATTTAGATGGGTTGGTCAAATGGTTGGACATTTGGTCTTAAGATACTTGTTCCCAGTTTGATTAGGTGTGCTTCTTAGTTCGAGTCAGAGTACCTACACTTTGAAAAAACCCCTAAAACTAGTGATTTATCCCACTAAGACTTACCCATCCAGAACAGTGATTAAACAAGGGCTTTGAAatacacttaaaaaataaataaataaaataaaccttGCCGACGGCCTAGGTATATTGTTGTGTACCGAAAAAGCAAGTAGAGCCC
This genomic stretch from Quercus lobata isolate SW786 chromosome 3, ValleyOak3.0 Primary Assembly, whole genome shotgun sequence harbors:
- the LOC115978732 gene encoding cyclic dof factor 3-like; the protein is MLELKDPAIKLFGKTIPLPLRKQTLTNESSVAEDCSDQNLHSPNISSSSREESSAREREGNKEPLGRELITNKQEDGTSHQISEDSKDPTSSSTSENPKTPSVDIETSSIKASKNGEQSETSISQEKTLKKPDKILPCPRCNSMDTKFCYYNNYNVNQPRHFCKNCQRYWTAGGTMRNVPVGAGRRKNKNSSNSHYRHIIVSEALQTARANGIQNPAFGNNSTVLTFGSDSPLCESMASVLNLAEKTQNHVPNVFHRPDQRTLVSGGDTGDDYSSGSSITASNSTEKEFNAGLQESAVKNYQGFPPQLPCFPGTPWSLPWNSAHWSSAMPPPALCPSGFPVSFYPAPAYWGCNVSGSWNIQCLSPPSSSLSHGSQSSAPNSPTLGKHSRDGNIINPANSPKESVKENSSERCVWIPKTLRIDDPNEAAKSSIWTTLGIKNEKTSSINSGGLFKAFQTKGNDKSKVVETSAVLQANPAALSRSLNFHESA